The following are encoded together in the Brassica napus cultivar Da-Ae chromosome A9, Da-Ae, whole genome shotgun sequence genome:
- the LOC111197703 gene encoding naringenin,2-oxoglutarate 3-dioxygenase yields MAPGTLTELAGETKLNSKFVRDEDERPKVAYNEFSTEIPVISLAGIDDVGGKRGEICRQIVEACENWGVFQVVDHGVDTSLVADMTRLARDFFALPPEEKLKFDMSGGKKGGFIVSSHLQGESVQDWREIVTYFSYPVRNRDYSRWPTKPEGWVKVTEEYSERLMGLACKLLEVLSEAMGLEKEALTNACVDMDQKIVVNYYPKCPQPDLTLGLKRHTDPGTITLLLQDQVGGLQATRDDGKTWITVQPVEGAFVVNLGDHGHYLSNGRFKNADHQAVVNSNSSRLSIATFQNPAPEATVYPLKVREGEKPILEEPITFAEMYRRKMSRDIELARLKKLAKEEHDHKEAAKPLDQIIA; encoded by the exons ATGGCTCCAGGTACTCTAACTGAGCTTGCCGGAGAGACTAAGCTCAACTCTAAGTTCGTCCGGGACGAGGATGAACGTCCCAAGGTTGCCTACAATGAGTTTAGCACGGAGATCCCCGTGATCTCTCTCGCCGGAATCGACGATGTTGGTGGGAAAAGAGGAGAGATCTGTCGTCAGATCGTTGAGGCTTGTGAGAACTGGGGTGTTTTTCAGGTGGTCGATCATGGAGTGGATACTAGTTTGGTGGCCGATATGACTCGTCTCGCTCGAGACTTCTTCGCCTTACCTCCTGAGGAGAAACTAAAGTTCGACATGTCCGGTGGTAAAAAAGGAGGATTCATTGTCTCTAGTCATCTTCAG GGAGAGTCTGTTCAAGACTGGAGAGAGATCGTGACGTATTTCTCGTACCCGGTGAGAAACAGAGACTACTCACGGTGGCCGACTAAGCCGGAAGGATGGGTGAAAGTGACGGAGGAGTACAGCGAGAGGCTGATGGGTTTGGCTTGTAAACTTCTTGAGGTTTTGTCTGAAGCTATGGGGCTTGAGAAAGAGGCACTTACCAATGCATGCGTCGACATGGACCAAAAAATAGTTGTTAACTATTATCCAAAATGCCCTCAGCCTGATCTAACCCTCGGACTCAAGCGTCACACTGACCCTGGAACCATCACTTTGCTGCTCCAAGACCAAGTCGGTGGCTTACAAGCCACACGAGACGATGGGAAGACATGGATTACGGTTCAGCCTGTTGAAGGAGCTTTTGTTGTTAATCTTGGTGACCATGGTCAC TATCTGAGCAACGGGAGGTTCAAGAACGCTGACCACCAGGCGGTGGTGAACTCCAACTCGAGCAGACTATCAATAGCCACGTTCCAGAATCCGGCGCCGGAAGCAACCGTGTATCCGCTTAAAgtgagagaaggagagaagcCGATCTTGGAGGAGCCAATTACGTTTGCGGAGATGTATAGGAGAAAGATGAGTAGAGATATCGAGCTGGCTCGCCTCAAGAAGCTGGCGAAAGAAGAACATGACCACAAGGAAGCTGCGAAGCCTCTAGACCAAATCATCGCTTAG
- the LOC111200302 gene encoding probable zinc transporter 12 gives MCKPLTVVYLVALLFIVSAAAEEGNDCGVSAAAVNSATDLKYKIVAIFSTFIVGVFGVCLPIFGLDLDGIFYAFVRRFGAYVMGFSTVIYILPDAIDSLTSSCIGDFPMTGVVVAMAAAILTMIESMSFASAFMNRAQNGDDHKIGHKLVTQFLELGTVVHSLIIGIALGASPNLSTIKFLIPSITFHQLLQGIRRGGCISKAKFELKKTLIMVIVFSLTTPVGIGIGIGVAEIYYKSGPITLIVSGCLNAAAAGILSFVTAGNIGSNLKPHSTCHMLQALGFVLFLLML, from the coding sequence ATGTGTAAACCCTTGACTGTTGTCTACTTGGTTGCTCTACTTTTTATAGTCTCCGCGGCGGCTGAGGAAGGAAACGACTGCGGGGTCTCCGCCGCTGCTGTAAATTCAGCAACGGATCTTAAGTATAAGATCGTGGCTATCTTCTCCACGTTTATTGTCGGAGTTTTTGGTGTTTGTTTGCCCATCTTTGGCCTCGATCTAGATGGTATTTTCTACGCATTTGTCAGGAGATTCGGTGCCTATGTAATGGGATTCTCCACTGTCATCTACATTCTTCCTGATGCTATAGACAGCCTCACAAGTTCTTGCATCGGAGACTTCCCGATGACTGGAGTTGTTGTAGCCATGGCTGCTGCCATCTTAACCATGATTGAATCCATGTCCTTCGCTTCAGCTTTTATGAATAGAGCTCAGAACGGTGATGATCATAAGATTGGACATAAGCTCGTAACTCAGTTCTTGGAGTTAGGGACTGTGGTCCACTCATTGATCATTGGAATAGCTTTAGGAGCATCTCCAAATCTTAGCACTATTAAGTTTCTTATACCTTCAATTACCTTCCATCAATTGTTACAAGGAATTCGTCGTGGAGGTTGCATCTCCAAGGCAAAGTTTGAATTGAAGAAAACTTTAATTATGGTGATAGTGTTTTCTCTCACAACACCTGTAGGAATCGGGATCGGTATTGGAGTCGCTGAGATTTACTACAAGAGTGGCCCGATCACGTTGATAGTGTCCGGTTGTTTAAACGCTGCAGCCGCTGGAATATTGTCGTTCGTGACTGCTGGGAATATTGGTTCCAACCTCAAACCTCATAGTACTTGTCACATGTTACAAGCTTTAGGTTTTGTCCTCTTCTTGTTGATGCTGTAG
- the LOC111200304 gene encoding protein ALTERED PHOSPHATE STARVATION RESPONSE 1 — MGCCQSRIDRKEIVSRCKARKRYLKHLVKARQTLSVSHALYLRSLRATGSSLVNFSSKETPLHLHHNPPSPSPLPPPPPPRPQQPPLSPSSETTWTSTTTSSALPPPPPPPPPPPPQPSSTWDFWDPFIPPPPSSSEEEWEEETTTGTTTRTATGTAASSDAAPTTAPTTATPQGSSVVSGFSKDTTTTGSELAVVVPRNSKDLMEIIKEVDEYFLKAADSGAPLSSLLEISTSINATAFSAHAKGKMYSNYECNLNPTSFWTKGFAPKLNEYRNSALVGGGNCIVGSHSSTIDRLYAWEKKLFQEVKNAESIKMEHEKKVEQVRRLEMKRADYVKTEKAKKDVEKLESQLTVSSQAIQSASNEIIKIRETELYPQLVELIKGLMCMWRSMYESHQVQTHIVQQLKYLNTIPSTEPTSELHRQSTFQLELEIQQWHHSFCNLVKAQRDYIQSLTGWLRLSLFQFSKNPLVRSSYESKIYSFCEEWHLAIDRIPDKVASEGINSFLTAVHGIVAQQAEEHKQKKRSDSMLKDFEKKAASLRGLESKYSPYSVPEGRKKNPVIEKRAKVEFLKGKAEEEKSKHEKAVSVTRAMTLNNLQMGFPHVFQAMVGFSSVCMQAFESVYNQAKCIGEEQEEVKRLLP, encoded by the exons ATGGGGTGTTGTCAGTCAAGGATAGATAGAAAAGAGATAGTGTCTCGTTGCAAAGCGAGGAAGAGATACTTGAAACATCTTGTTAAAGCTAGACAaactctctctgtctctcacGCGCTCTACCTCCGTTCCCTACGCGCCACCGGCTCTTCCCTTGTCAACTTCTCCTCCAAAGAAACCCCTCTCCATCTCCACCACAACCCTCCTTCTCcctctcctctccctcctcctcctccgccgcgtCCTCAGCAACCTCCTCTAAGCCCTAGCTCCGAGACCACATGGACCTCCACAACAACCTCCTCCGCTCTCCCTCCTCCGCCGCCACCTCCACCACCGCCTCCTCCTCAGCCTTCCTCTACATGGGACTTCTGGGATCCGTTCATCCCACCTCCTCCTTCCTCCTCCGAGGAGGAGTGGGAGGAAGAGACAACCACCGGAACCACCACGAGAACCGCAACGGGAACAGCTGCTTCTTCAGACGCTGCTCCCACCACGGCTCCGACGACAGCTACTCCTCAAGGCTCCTCGGTAGTGAGTGGCTTCTCTAAAGACACAACGACAACGGGAAGCGAGTTAGCAGTGGTGGTGCCGAGGAACAGCAAAGATCTGATGGAGATTATCAAAGAAGTGGATGAGTACTTCCTCAAAGCTGCTGATTCAGGCGCACCGCTCTCTTCTCTCCTCGAAATCTCGACTTCTATCAACGCTACAGCTTTCTCTGCTCATGCCAAAG GGAAAATGTATAGTAACTACGAATGTAATTTGAATCCGACGTCGTTTTGGACAAAAGGATTTGCTCCTAAGTTGAATGAATACAGAAACTCAGCATTAGTTGGAGGTGGAAACTGCATTGTTGGTAGCCATTCCTCTACTATTGACAGGCTCTATGCCTGGGAGAAGAAGCTCTTTCAAGAGGTTAAG AATGCAGAGAGCATAAAGATGGAGCATGAGAAGAAAGTGGAGCAAGTGAGGAGGCTTGAGATGAAGAGAGCTGACTATGTCAAAACCGAAAAGGCAAAGAAAGACGTTGAGAAGTTAGAGTCTCAGCTCACTGTATCTTCCCAAGCCATCCAGAGCGCCTCGAACGAGATCATCAAGATCAGAGAGACTGAGCTCTATCCTCAGCTTGTGGAGCTCATTAAAGG GTTGATGTGTATGTGGAGGAGCATGTATGAGAGCCACCAGGTTCAAACTCATATAGTTCAACAGCTTAAGTACCTCAACACCATTCCCTCAACCGAACCAACTTCAGAGCTTCACAGACAATCGACTTTTCAGCTAGAGCTCGAGATCCAGCAGTGGCATCACTCTTTCTGCAACTTAGTCAAGGCTCAGCGTGACTACATCCAGTCACTCACCGGCTGGCTGAGGCTAAGCCTGTTCCAGTTCAGCAAGAATCCACTCGTCAGGAGCAGCTACGAGTCAAAGATATACAGCTTCTGCGAGGAGTGGCATTTGGCTATCGACAGGATCCCTGATAAAGTAGCATCCGAAGGGATCAACAGCTTTCTCACCGCGGTCCACGGGATAGTGGCGCAACAAGCCGAGGAGCATAAGCAGAAGAAGAGATCAGACTCCATGCTGAAAGACTTTGAGAAGAAAGCTGCTTCGCTGAGGGGGCTGGAGAGCAAGTATAGTCCTTACTCGGTGCCTGAGGGGAGGAAGAAGAACCCGGTGATTGAGAAGAGAGCGAAGGTTGAGTTCTTGAAAGGCAAAGCGGAAGAGGAGAAGAGTAAGCATGAGAAGGCGGTGAGTGTTACTAGAGCCATGACTCTGAATAACTTGCAGATGGGGTTTCCTCATGTGTTTCAGGCAATGGTTGGGTTCTCAAGTGTGTGTATGCAAGCGTTTGAGTCTGTGTACAACCAAGCTAAGTGTATCGGTGAGGAGCAAGAAGAGGTCAAGAGGTTGCTTCCTTAA
- the LOC106364837 gene encoding serine/threonine-protein kinase rio2 encodes MKLDVNVLRYLSKDDFRVLTAVEMGMRNHEIVPSELVDRIAGLKHGGTYKVLKNLLKYKLLHHDRSKYDGFRLTYLGYDFLAIKTLVNRGVFTGVGRQIGVGKESDIFEVAQEDGTILAMKLHRLGRTSFRAVKSKRDYLRHRSSFSWLYLSRLAALKEFAFMKALEEHDFPVPKAIDCNRHCVIMSLVQGYPMVQVKQLQNPETIFEKIIGIVVRLAEHGLIHCDFNEFNIMIDDEEKITMIDFPQMVSVSHQNAQMYFDRDIECIFKFFRKRFNMSFQEERDDETEVEVDENSRPSFFDITKDANALDRELEASGFTKKEQNDLDKFIEGGMEKNEDSDEDEESDDEEETVESNEEGNLNEMRSLQLQEEEQNSSNGVEAEVELDDNKKDESSGDENEAGRDEELDKKLGKQRRRAMAAARGGRKSQSSRNTYKDKGGRSQNSKINMSGW; translated from the exons ATGAAGCTTGACGTGAATGTGCTGAGATATCTATCTAAAGATGATTTTAGAGTTCTCACTGCTGTGGAGATGGGAATGCGTAAC CACGAGATTGTTCCTTCTGAGCTCGTAGATCGCATTGCTGGTCTCAA ACATGGAGGCACATACAAAGTCCTCAAGAACTTGCTCAAGTATAAGCTTTTGCATCACGACCGCTCTAAAT ATGATGGATTCAGACTCACTTATCTGGGATACGACTTTCTTGCCATTAAAACATTGGTCAACCGTGGTGTTTTTACCGGTGTTGGTCGTCAGATTGGGGTTGGTAAAGAGTCTG ACATATTTGAGGTGGCTCAGGAAGACGGAACTATTCTGGCAATGAAGTTGCATAGACTAGGGAGAACCTCCTTTAGGGCTGTTAAATCTAAGCGTGACTACTTGAGGCATCGCAGTAGTTTCAGCTGGTTGTATCTCTCCCGTCTTGCCGCTCTCAAGGAGTTTGCTTTCATGAAG GCTTTGGAAGAACATGACTTTCCTGTTCCAAAAGCTATCGACTGCAATAGGCATTGTGTTATCATGTCTCTTGTGCAAGGATACCCCAT GGTTCAGGTGAAGCAATTACAGAACCCTGAGACAATTTTCGAGAAGATTATTGGCATTGTTGTTCGTTTGGCTGAGCATGGTCTAATCCATTGCGACTTTAATGAATTCAACATCATG ATTGATGATGAAGAAAAGATTACGATGATTGACTTTCCACAAATGGTATCTGTTTCACACCAAAATGCACAGAT GTACTTTGACCGTGATATAGAATGCATCTTCAAGTTTTTCAGAAAAAG GTTTAATATGTCTTTCcaagaagagagagatgatgAGACAGAGGTGGAAGTGGATGAGAACAGCAGACCATCTTTCTTTGATATAACCAAAGATGCCAACGCTCTGGATAGAGAACTAGAAGCTAGTGGTTTCACTAAAAAGGAGCAGAATGACCTCGACAAA TTTATCGAAGGTGGGATGGAGAAGAATGAAGATTCTGACGAGGATGAGGAATCTGATGATGAAGAGGAGACTGTTGAGTCAAATGAAGAAGGAAACCTAAATGAAATGAGATCACTACAGTTGCAAGAGGAG GAGCAGAATAGTTCAAATGGCGTTGAGGCTGAAGTTGAATTGGATGATAATAAGAAAGACGAAAGCAGTGGAGATGAAAACGAAGCTGGAAGAGATGAG GAGCTGGACAAAAAACTGGGAAAGCAAAGACGCAGAGCCATGGCAGCAGCCAGGGGAGGTAGAAAGTCACAGTCTTCAAGAAACACATACAAGGACAAAGGAGGCCGTTCCCAAAACTCCAAGATCAACATGAGCGGCTGGTAA
- the LOC111200303 gene encoding proteasome subunit alpha type-7-A-like, translated as MARYDRAITVFSPDGHLFQVEYALEAVRKGNAAVGVRGTDTVVLAVEKKSTPKLQDTRSARKIVSLDNHIALACAGLKADARVLINKARIECQSHRLTLEDPVTVEYITRYIAGLQQKYTQSGGVRPFGLSTLIVGFDPYTRIPALYQTDPSGTFSAWKANATGRNSNSIREFLEKNYKETSGQETVKLAIRALLEVVESGGKNIEVALMTREEGTLKQLEEAEIDAIVAEIEAEKAAAEAAKKAPSRET; from the exons ATGGCTAGATACGATCGAGCAATCACTGTGTTCTCACCAGATGGTCACCTTTTTCAAGTAGAGTACGCCCTAGAAGCTGTCCGGAAAGGTAACGCCGCCGTCGGAGTCCGCGGTACCGATACTGTCGTCCTCGCCGTCGAGAAGAAATCCACCCCTAAGCTCCAGGATACAAG ATCAGCCAGAAAGATTGTGAGTCTTGATAACCACATTGCCTTGGCCTGTGCTGGACTGAAGGCAGATGCTCGGGTCCTGATTAACAAGGCCAGGATAGAGTGTCAGAGCCACAGGCTTACGTTGGAGGATCCAGTGACTGTTGAGTACATCACTCGGTACATAGCTGGGCTTCAACAGAAGTATACTCAAAGTGGTGGTGTGAGACCTTTTGGTCTTTCCACTCTTATTGTTGGTTTTGACCCCTACACTCGTATACCTGCGCTTTACCAGACTGATCCATCTGGTACGTTCTCTGCTTGGAAGGCTAATGCAACCGGGAGAAACTCAAACTCAATCAGGGAGTTTCTGGAGAAGAACTATAAAGAGACATCGGGACAAGAGACTGTTAAACTTGCAATCCGTGCTCTGCTTGAG GTAGTTGAGAGTGGTGGAAAGAACATTGAGGTTGCTTTAATGACAAGGGAGGAAGGTACTCTGAAGCAGCTAGAAGAAGCTGAAATCGATGCTATTGTGGCTGAGATTGAAGCTGAGAAGGCGGCCGCAGAAGCAGCCAAGAAAGCCCCTTCAAGGGAAACATGA
- the LOC111200301 gene encoding senescence/dehydration-associated protein At3g51250-like — protein sequence MNPSHGAADGKQRPAMYPEIDQSIPDNPFAQTNPYVSSSPNLYPPVVSSSPNHGDSSNNQPPSAPPQAVEEILIRVPGAILNLIDKSYSVELACGDLTIVRIVQGESIVAVLANVADEIQWPLTKREVATKVDGSHYFFSIHPPKESGSDSDDEILNYGLTIASKGQENVLHGLDQVLRDYCCFAEQRMSEKGEEVLGNSMAAATSPEELKGERKDIVEGQCAAYWTTLAPNIEDYSSKTAKMIASGSGQLIRGILWCGDVTVERLKRGNEVMKNRLSRAEKEKDVSPETLRRIKRVKRVTQMTEKVATGVLSGVVKVSGLITGSVANSKAGKKFFGLLPGEIILASLDGFSKICDAVEVAGKNVMSTSSTVTTELVDHKYGTKAAEATNEGLDAAGHAFGTAWVAFKIRKALNPKSVLKPSTLAKSAVSDFKAKKGSK from the exons ATGAATCCTTCTCACGGTGCCGCCGACGGCAAGCAACGACCGGCGATGTATCCCGAAATCGATCAATCTATTCCAGATAACCCCTTCGCTCAGACGAATCCTTACGTCTCTTCCTCCCCCAATCTCTACCCTCCCGTCGTCTCCTCGAGCCCTAACCACGGCGACTCATCCAACAACCAGCCACCGTCTGCTCCGCCGCAGGCTGTGGAGGAGATCCTCATCCGAGTCCCCGGCGCCATCCTCAACCTCATCGACAAATCCTACAGCGTGGAGCTCGCGTGCGGCGATCTCACTATCGTTCGAATCGTCCAGGGAGAGAGCATCGTCGCCGTTCTCGCCAACGTCGCTGACGAGATCCAGTGGCCGTTGACGAAGCGCGAGGTTGCGACCAAGGTTGACGGATCGCATTACTTCTTCTCGATCCACCCGCCGAAGGAATCCGGATCCGATTCGGATGACGAGATCTTAAACTACGGGTTGACCATTGCTTCCAAAGGGCAAGAGAACGTGTTACATGGGCTTGATCAGGTTCTTAGGGACTATTGCTGTTTCGCGGAGCAGAGGATGTCGGAGAAGGGAGAGGAGGTGCTTGGAAACTCAATGGCTGCTGCGACTTCTCCCGAGGAGTTGAAGGGTGAGAGGAAGGACATTGTGGAGGGTCAATGCGCGGCGTATTGGACCACGCTCGCGCCTAACATTGAGGATTACAGTAGCAAGACTGCTAAGATGATAGCTTCTGGGTCAGGTCAGCTGATCAGAGGGATACTTTGGTGTGGGGATGTGACTGTGGAGAGGCTTAAGAGGGGGAACGAGGTTATGAAGAACAGGCTGAGTCGTGCTGAGAAGGAGAAAGATGTTAGTCCTGAGACGTTGAGGAGAATCAAGAG GGTTAAGAGAGTGACACAAATGACGGAGAAAGTGGCGACTGGTGTTCTTTCTGGTGTTGTTAAAGTCTCTGGACTCATCACTGGTTCGGTGGCAAACTCAAAAGCTGGAAAGAAGTTTTTTGGCCTCTTGCCTGGAGAGATCATTCTTGCATCCCTCGATGGGTTTA GCAAGATATGTGATGCTGTTGAAGTGGCTGGAAAAAACGTCATGTCGACTTCCTCAACCGTCACAACGGAACTCGTTGATCACAA GTATGGAACAAAAGCAGCCGAGGCTACTAACGAAGGGCTAGACGCAGCAGGACACGCTTTTGGAACGGCATGGGTTGCTTTTAAGATCCGAAAGGCACTTAACCCCAAAAGTGTCTTAAAGCCTTCAACATTAGCCAAATCTGCTGTCTCTGATTTCAAGGCTAAGAAAGGCTCCAAGTAA
- the LOC106367729 gene encoding L10-interacting MYB domain-containing protein, whose protein sequence is MATGNSSDQQQYQPHPVWTALLTKLLANLILDQVRKGNTANNSLSNKAWNFITNEFYTRSGIKRDKEHLKNRFAALRREFSVVKLILARDNFVFDESTGCIIAADESWDQYVKECPDAEAVRRGGCPVYKQLFEIFAVVHLEEEPVLPQRSYEYAAVKSRPSRGVEATIASAIVEMAAASRLRTNALTQMRSRFTLAECIRELDGIHGVAENVYFAALENFNNPSARETFLSLRSDMRLAWLQWKCT, encoded by the exons ATGGCGACAGGGAACTCCAGTGACCAGCAACAGTACCAACCTCACCCAGTGTGGACAGCCTTGTTAACAAAGCTACTCGCAAACCTAATACTCGATCAGGTCCGTAAAGGAAACACTGCGAACAACTCCTTATCTAATAAAGCTTGGAACTTTATAACCAATGAGTTCTACACAAGAAGTGGTATCAAACGCGACAAAGAACATCTCAAGAACAGATTCGCTGCTCTCAGACGCGAGTTCTCTGTCGTTAAGCTGATCCTAGCTCGAGATAACTTCGTTTTCGATGAATCAACTGGTTGTATCATCGCCGCTGATGAATCTTGGGACCAATACGTAAAG GAGTGTCCAGACGCTGAGGCTGTAAGAAGAGGTGGTTGTCCAGTTTACAAGCAGCTCTTTGAGATATTCGCTGTTGTTCATCTTGAGGAGGAACCTGTGTTACCTCAACGCTCGTATGAGTACGCTGCTGTTAAGAGTAGGCCTAGTAGGGGAGTGGAGGCTACTATTGCCAGTGCTATAGTTGAAATGGCTGCTGCATCGAGGCTAAGGACTAATGCTTTGACGCAGATGAGGAGCAGGTTCACTCTTGCTGAGTGTATCAGAGAGCTTGATGGGATTCACGGTGTAGCAGAGAATGTATATTTTGCTGCACTTGAGAACTTCAACAACCCAAGTGCAAGAGAGACATTCTTGTCGTTGAGAAGCGACATGCGTTTGGCTTGGCTTCAGTGGAAATGTACTTAA
- the LOC106367730 gene encoding rac-like GTP-binding protein RHO1 has protein sequence MSASRFVKCVTVGDGAVGKTCLLISYTSNTFPTDYVPTVFDNFSANVVVNGATVNLGLWDTAGQEDYNRLRPLSYRGADVFILAFSLISKASYENVSKKWIPELKHYAPGVPIILVGSKLDLRDDKQFFIDHPGAVPITTAQGEELRKLIDAPTYVECSSKSQENVKAVFDAAIRVVLQPPKQKKKKSKAQKACSIL, from the exons ATGAGCGCTTCGAGATTCGTAAAGTGTGTAACGGTTGGTGATGGAGCTGTCGGAAAAACATGTTTGTTGATTTCTTACACAAGCAACACTTTCCCTACG GACTATGTGCCCACCGTTTTCGATAATTTCAGTGCTAATGTGGTGGTTAACGGAGCCACCGTTAATCTTGGATTGTGGGATACTGCAG ggcAAGAGGATTACAACAGACTAAGACCACTGAGCTATCGTGGAGCAGATGTTTTCATCTTGGCCTTCTCTCTTATCAGTAAAGCCAGTTATGAAAACGTCTCCAAAAAg TGGATCCCTGAGCTGAAACATTACGCTCCTGGTGTCCCCATCATTCTCGTTGGATCAAAGCTTG ATCTTCGAGATGATAAGCAGTTCTTCATCGACCATCCTGGTGCTGTCCCCATTACTACTGCTCAGGGAGAGGAGCTGAGGAAGCTTATAGATGCACCTACTTACGTCGAATGCAGTTCCAAATCTCAAGAG AATGTGAAAGCGGTGTTTGACGCAGCCATACGAGTGGTCTTGCAACCTccgaagcagaagaagaagaagagcaaagcGCAGAAGGCATGCTCCATcctatga